From Apium graveolens cultivar Ventura chromosome 9, ASM990537v1, whole genome shotgun sequence, the proteins below share one genomic window:
- the LOC141684228 gene encoding uncharacterized protein LOC141684228 isoform X1: protein MYYRGGYMDGADPRELGLKRQRLLDQGSTYYGTGSGSNYMYSPPAYSYVSQPPPFPVVRLRGLPFDCSESDVYEFFHGLDVVDVLLVHKNGKFSGEAYCVLGFPLQVDFALQRNRQNIGRRYVEVFRSKRQEYYKAIANEVSDARGGSPHGMPRSSRAKSHDEGKESAEHTGVLRLRGLPFSAGKDEILDFFRNFDIREDSIHITVNSEGRPTGEAFVEFSSAENSKAAMVNDRKTLGSRYIELFPSSMEECQEAVSRGRSSASHDGGDDSPEQTTVVRMRGLPFSAGKDDIMEFFKEYVLSEDSIHITSNMDGRPTGEAFVEFADLDDAKGALSKDRMTLGRRYIELFPSSLEDMKESGSRGR from the exons ATGTATTACAGAGG TGGTTACATGGATGGTGCTGATCCCCGTGAGTTGGGTTTGAAAAGGCAGCGTTTACTTGATCAGGGTTCTACGTATTACGGGACTGGATCAGGATCAAATTACATGTACAGTCCACCGGCTTACTcttatgttagtcaacctccacCTTTCCCTGTTGTCCGGCTTCGAGGCTTACCTTTTGATTGTTCTGAAAGTGATGTCTATGAGTTTTTCCATGGTCTTGACGTAGTGGATGTTTTACTTGTACACAAGAATGGAAAATTCTCGGGGGAAGCTTATTGTGTATTGGGGTTTCCTCTTCAAGTAGATTTTGCTCTACAGAGGAATAGGCAAAATATTGGTAGGAGGTATGTTGAGGTTTTCAGGAGCAAGAGACAAGAATACTACAAGGCAATTGCCAATGAAGTTTCAGATGCTCGTGGTGGTTCTCCTCATGGAATGCCAAGGTCATCGAGGGCAAAATCTCATGATGAGGGGAAGGAGTCTGCAGAGCACACTGGTGTTTTGCGGTTGAGAGGATTGCCATTCTCCGCTGGAAAGGACGAAATTTTGGATTTCTTTAGGAACTTTGATATACGAGAAGACTCGATTCATATTACAGTTAATTCAGAAGGAAGACCAACTGGAGAAGCATTTGTGGAGTTTTCAAGTGCAGAGAACTCGAAAGCTGCAATGGTGAATGATCGGAAGACTCTTGGGAGTCGCTATATAGAACTTTTTCCATCATCAATGGAGGAGTGCCAAGAAGCAGTATCAAGGGGAAG ATCTAGTGCCTCGCATGATGGAGGAGACGACTCCCCCGAACAAACTACTGTCGTGCGAATGAGGGGCTTGCCATTTTCAGCTGGGAAGGATGATATAATGGAGTTTTTTAAAGAATATGTGCTCTCTGAAGACTCGATACATATAACAAGTAATATGGATGGAAGGCCAACCGGAGAAGCATTTGTAGAGTTTGCCGATCTGGATGATGCAAAAGGAGCGTTGTCGAAGGACCGGATGACACTTGGAAGACGTTATATAGAGCTTTTTCCGTCATCACTTGAGGACATGAAAGAATCGGGTTCCAGGGGACGATAA
- the LOC141684228 gene encoding uncharacterized protein LOC141684228 isoform X2, with the protein MYYRGGYMDGADPRELGLKRQRLLDQGSTYYGTGSGSNYMYSPPAYSYVSQPPPFPVVRLRGLPFDCSESDVYEFFHGLDVVDVLLVHKNGKFSGEAYCVLGFPLQVDFALQRNRQNIGRRYVEVFRSKRQEYYKAIANEVSDARGGSPHGMPRSSRAKSHDEGKESAEHTGVLRLRGLPFSAGKDEILDFFRNFDIREDSIHITVNSEGRPTGEAFVEFSSAENSKAAMVNDRKTLGSRYIELFPSSMEECQEAVSRGR; encoded by the exons ATGTATTACAGAGG TGGTTACATGGATGGTGCTGATCCCCGTGAGTTGGGTTTGAAAAGGCAGCGTTTACTTGATCAGGGTTCTACGTATTACGGGACTGGATCAGGATCAAATTACATGTACAGTCCACCGGCTTACTcttatgttagtcaacctccacCTTTCCCTGTTGTCCGGCTTCGAGGCTTACCTTTTGATTGTTCTGAAAGTGATGTCTATGAGTTTTTCCATGGTCTTGACGTAGTGGATGTTTTACTTGTACACAAGAATGGAAAATTCTCGGGGGAAGCTTATTGTGTATTGGGGTTTCCTCTTCAAGTAGATTTTGCTCTACAGAGGAATAGGCAAAATATTGGTAGGAGGTATGTTGAGGTTTTCAGGAGCAAGAGACAAGAATACTACAAGGCAATTGCCAATGAAGTTTCAGATGCTCGTGGTGGTTCTCCTCATGGAATGCCAAGGTCATCGAGGGCAAAATCTCATGATGAGGGGAAGGAGTCTGCAGAGCACACTGGTGTTTTGCGGTTGAGAGGATTGCCATTCTCCGCTGGAAAGGACGAAATTTTGGATTTCTTTAGGAACTTTGATATACGAGAAGACTCGATTCATATTACAGTTAATTCAGAAGGAAGACCAACTGGAGAAGCATTTGTGGAGTTTTCAAGTGCAGAGAACTCGAAAGCTGCAATGGTGAATGATCGGAAGACTCTTGGGAGTCGCTATATAGAACTTTTTCCATCATCAATGGAGGAGTGCCAAGAAGCAGTATCAAGGGGAAGGTGA